A part of Calditerricola satsumensis genomic DNA contains:
- the fur gene encoding ferric iron uptake transcriptional regulator yields MRSSEAQRIEERLGRIRQILQSRNYKLTPQREATVRVLLENEEDHLSAEDVYLLVKEKAPEIGLATVYRTLELLTDLKIVHKMNFGDGVTRYDIRSEDAEHHHHHLVCLHCGKVDEIMEDLLGEVEKRVEREWGFTILDHRLTFHGICHRCRDKVNPEDYK; encoded by the coding sequence ATGCGCTCATCGGAAGCGCAGCGGATTGAAGAGCGGCTGGGCCGCATCCGTCAGATCCTGCAATCGCGCAATTACAAGCTCACGCCGCAGCGCGAAGCGACGGTGCGCGTGCTGTTGGAGAACGAAGAGGACCACCTCAGCGCCGAAGACGTGTACCTCCTGGTGAAGGAAAAGGCGCCCGAAATCGGGCTGGCCACCGTGTACCGGACCCTGGAGCTGCTCACCGATCTCAAGATCGTGCACAAGATGAATTTCGGCGACGGCGTGACGCGGTACGACATCCGATCGGAGGATGCGGAACACCATCATCACCACCTCGTGTGCCTCCACTGCGGGAAGGTCGACGAAATCATGGAAGACCTGCTGGGCGAGGTGGAAAAGCGCGTCGAGCGGGAATGGGGCTTCACCATCCTGGACCACCGCTTGACGTTTCACGGCATCTGCCATCGGTGTCGAGACAAAGTGAATCCGGAGGACTACAAATAG